One genomic region from Haladaptatus caseinilyticus encodes:
- the ggt gene encoding gamma-glutamyltransferase, with amino-acid sequence MTKPDLDRFTSRRSTVYAPNGIVATSQPLAAQAGVSILRNGGNAFDAAVATAAALNVVEPTSTGLGGDVFALYRTADGEVGAMRSCGGAPADATIENVRSAIENHDDPSSWYPENRGYAVDDSDDTDTLGMPFLGPHAVTVPGTARGWEATVEQLGTLSLGDTLQPAIDYAIGGYPVSEVIASHWTGAETLFTSDHAREAYLKEGTAPSVGETMTLPRLGESLRRIAEEGADVLYEGDIAEQIADEVQSEGGFLTVDDLTSFEPEFIDPVSTTYRGTEIFELPPNNQGLIALEALNIAEEIGAGDHPLDSPERVHYFAEAMKLAFHDGHRYITDPEYEKIPPLASDSWAKKRAKHVGTETNHDVSFGVPDAHAEDADTVLLCVADAEGNVVSYINSRFAGFGSGLVAGDTGISLQNRGASFSLDPDHPNRLEPGKRPFHTLVPALARFGDDDWAAFGVMGGYMQPQGHAQVISNIVDYDMPLQAALDHPRWRYREEGTLAVEGRTDGNLASKLVRKGHDVRVLPPSLFGGAQIVRNENGVLSGATEPRKDGTATGY; translated from the coding sequence ATGACGAAACCAGATTTGGATCGGTTCACGTCCCGACGGTCTACTGTCTACGCGCCAAACGGAATCGTCGCGACGAGCCAGCCCCTCGCGGCACAAGCCGGTGTCTCGATTCTTCGGAATGGGGGAAATGCGTTCGACGCCGCCGTCGCCACTGCTGCCGCGCTCAACGTGGTCGAGCCCACGAGTACCGGCCTTGGTGGTGATGTATTCGCACTCTATCGCACTGCCGACGGCGAAGTCGGTGCGATGCGAAGTTGTGGTGGTGCGCCCGCCGATGCGACCATCGAAAACGTTCGTTCCGCTATTGAAAATCACGACGACCCATCGTCGTGGTATCCGGAGAACCGAGGATATGCGGTCGATGACAGCGATGACACGGATACCCTCGGAATGCCATTTCTCGGACCACACGCCGTCACCGTTCCCGGGACTGCACGCGGGTGGGAGGCGACGGTAGAGCAACTCGGGACTCTATCACTCGGTGACACACTCCAACCGGCTATCGATTACGCGATTGGTGGGTATCCCGTCTCGGAGGTCATCGCATCCCATTGGACCGGCGCGGAAACGCTTTTTACATCCGATCACGCCCGCGAGGCGTATCTGAAGGAGGGAACCGCCCCGAGCGTCGGCGAGACGATGACACTTCCCCGACTCGGCGAAAGTCTCCGTCGAATCGCGGAGGAAGGTGCGGACGTCCTGTACGAAGGCGATATCGCCGAGCAAATAGCCGACGAAGTCCAGTCGGAGGGTGGTTTTCTAACGGTTGACGACCTCACTTCGTTTGAACCCGAGTTCATCGACCCGGTTTCGACCACGTATCGAGGGACGGAGATATTCGAACTCCCACCGAACAATCAGGGCCTTATAGCGCTGGAGGCGCTCAACATCGCCGAGGAGATCGGTGCCGGTGACCACCCGCTCGACTCGCCGGAGCGCGTTCATTACTTCGCGGAGGCGATGAAACTCGCCTTCCACGACGGACACCGGTACATCACTGACCCGGAGTACGAAAAAATCCCGCCACTTGCGTCCGATTCGTGGGCAAAAAAACGCGCAAAGCACGTCGGAACCGAGACGAATCACGACGTGAGTTTCGGCGTTCCGGATGCACACGCCGAGGACGCCGACACCGTCCTGCTCTGCGTTGCGGATGCCGAAGGCAACGTCGTCTCGTACATCAATTCACGGTTCGCTGGATTCGGGTCGGGACTGGTCGCTGGCGATACCGGTATCAGCCTTCAAAATCGCGGCGCATCGTTCTCGCTCGATCCCGACCATCCGAACCGTCTCGAACCCGGAAAGCGTCCGTTCCACACCCTCGTTCCAGCGCTCGCACGGTTTGGCGACGACGACTGGGCTGCTTTCGGTGTCATGGGGGGGTACATGCAACCGCAAGGGCACGCGCAGGTGATTTCCAACATCGTCGATTACGATATGCCGCTCCAGGCTGCGCTCGACCACCCACGATGGCGCTACCGGGAGGAAGGTACGCTCGCAGTCGAAGGACGGACCGATGGGAACCTC
- a CDS encoding DUF1028 domain-containing protein has translation MTFSICVREESDEGTSFGVAVSTDAPAVGALAPCISHDGVISTQSFVNVCLGRRGIALLPDIAVDDALKGLLEQDDHSDLRQVHGLDVRGNAFAYSGDGCDGWFGHRVHEEHDLTVAGNMLVGEETLETLAETFVASEGEDDLVSRLIDALAAGKEAGGDKRGHTSAAVMVKAPRTMAHHDLRVDAHDEPIAELKRVYETAKEASEGFSESSKERIFD, from the coding sequence ATGACGTTCTCGATCTGCGTTCGGGAAGAATCCGACGAGGGAACCAGTTTCGGAGTCGCCGTCTCGACCGACGCGCCGGCGGTTGGCGCACTCGCGCCGTGTATCAGCCACGACGGGGTCATCAGCACTCAGAGTTTCGTCAACGTGTGTCTGGGCCGCCGCGGGATCGCGCTCCTCCCGGACATCGCCGTGGACGATGCGCTGAAAGGCCTGCTCGAGCAGGATGACCACAGCGACCTCCGACAGGTTCACGGACTCGATGTGCGCGGAAACGCCTTCGCCTATTCGGGAGACGGCTGTGACGGGTGGTTCGGCCACCGGGTTCACGAGGAACACGACCTCACGGTCGCCGGGAACATGCTCGTCGGGGAGGAGACGCTGGAGACGCTGGCCGAAACCTTCGTCGCGAGCGAGGGAGAGGACGACCTTGTCTCCAGACTCATCGATGCATTGGCCGCCGGAAAAGAAGCGGGCGGCGACAAACGCGGCCACACCTCCGCGGCGGTGATGGTGAAAGCACCACGAACCATGGCCCACCACGATTTGCGAGTCGATGCGCACGATGAACCGATCGCGGAACTCAAGCGTGTCTACGAAACCGCGAAGGAGGCGAGCGAGGGATTCAGTGAATCCTCGAAGGAGCGAATCTTCGACTAA
- a CDS encoding ABC transporter ATP-binding protein, which translates to MSMQTTKHKKRTDGEPLLTVRGLKKHFDQSSGVLDRLVGETGSVRAVDGVDLTVHEGETLAIVGESGCGKSTLGRTVLNLHDATAGSVTYHGEDITELSASEMRPYRRNLQMIFQDPLASLNPRQTVGEILTAPMEVHGIGANAEERLERAKELLQRVGLKPAHIDRYPNQFSGGQQQRVGIARALSLEPELIIADEPVSALDVSVQAQILNLLDELQDEFGLSLVFIAHNLSVVRHVADRVAVMYLGKIVETAPVAELYDDPQHPYTKSLLSAVPRIDPGDRDERIILEGTVPSPLNPPSGCRFHTRCPMVIPPDDWPGTEEEFRSAFTFRNRVLSGELDPHAAKTRLSAEGKRTDDESVASYLVTQLLPCDSADLPPEAVDAVRKAATELAAERRDQAEEAVIAAFPSPCERETPQVVQAGEAHAAACHRVESDGSV; encoded by the coding sequence ATGAGCATGCAGACGACAAAACACAAGAAACGAACCGACGGCGAACCGCTCTTGACCGTTCGCGGATTGAAAAAACACTTCGACCAGTCGAGCGGCGTTCTCGACCGATTGGTCGGCGAAACCGGAAGCGTCCGGGCGGTGGACGGCGTGGACCTCACGGTTCACGAAGGTGAAACGCTCGCAATCGTCGGCGAATCGGGATGCGGAAAGAGCACCCTCGGTCGGACGGTTCTCAACCTGCACGACGCGACCGCGGGGTCGGTGACCTACCACGGCGAGGACATCACCGAACTGTCGGCGAGCGAAATGCGCCCGTATCGTCGGAACCTCCAGATGATATTCCAAGACCCGCTGGCTTCCCTGAACCCGCGGCAGACGGTCGGTGAAATCCTCACCGCCCCGATGGAGGTTCACGGAATCGGTGCCAACGCGGAGGAACGACTGGAGCGTGCGAAGGAACTCCTCCAGCGAGTCGGGTTGAAACCGGCGCACATCGACCGCTACCCGAACCAGTTTTCCGGCGGCCAGCAACAGCGCGTCGGTATCGCTCGTGCACTGTCGCTGGAACCAGAACTCATAATCGCCGACGAACCGGTGTCCGCGCTGGACGTGTCCGTACAGGCCCAGATCCTCAACTTGCTCGATGAGCTACAAGACGAGTTCGGCCTGTCACTCGTCTTCATCGCCCACAATCTGAGCGTGGTTCGTCACGTCGCGGACCGCGTAGCAGTGATGTATCTCGGAAAAATCGTGGAAACCGCTCCCGTCGCGGAACTGTACGACGACCCGCAGCACCCCTACACGAAATCGTTGCTGTCGGCGGTGCCGCGAATCGACCCCGGCGACCGCGACGAGCGAATCATCCTCGAAGGGACGGTTCCCTCACCGCTGAATCCGCCGTCCGGGTGCCGGTTTCATACTCGTTGTCCGATGGTGATTCCGCCGGACGACTGGCCGGGAACTGAGGAGGAATTCAGGAGCGCTTTCACGTTCCGAAATCGCGTCTTGTCGGGCGAACTCGACCCCCACGCGGCGAAAACGCGACTTTCGGCGGAGGGGAAACGAACCGACGACGAGAGCGTCGCGTCGTATCTCGTGACGCAGTTGCTTCCCTGCGATTCGGCGGACTTACCACCGGAGGCGGTCGATGCGGTTCGGAAGGCCGCCACCGAACTGGCGGCCGAACGGCGCGATCAAGCGGAAGAGGCCGTTATAGCGGCGTTTCCGTCACCGTGCGAGCGGGAAACGCCGCAGGTAGTGCAAGCGGGTGAGGCTCACGCCGCGGCCTGCCACCGAGTGGAATCGGACGGGTCCGTGTAG
- a CDS encoding ABC transporter ATP-binding protein, with the protein MSLLEVEKVHTRFPTPRGTVDAVNEVDLRIEPGEIVGLVGESGSGKSVLADTIMGIVEEPGEIAGGDIRLHGDSLFELPESERREIRGGTISMVFQDPMNSLNPTLTVGEQIAEMIRLHQPVGESISLPAELKRKLIGSSKNGEAWRKAIEMLESVEIPEPETRATDFPHEFSGGMRQRAMIAMALAAEPDLLIADEPTTALDVTIQAQILDELRDLKEAFDTAILLITHDLAVVAEVCDRVNVMYAGKIVERAETGELFRNPQHPYTQGLIASTPRLDAPTEALQPIGGNVPDLIDIPFACHFAPRCPEATRECYETDPDFRPVGKSTEYGTKNDEGHVAACLRRGPQEERL; encoded by the coding sequence ATGAGTCTCCTCGAAGTCGAAAAGGTCCACACTCGATTCCCGACGCCGAGGGGGACGGTCGATGCCGTGAACGAGGTCGACCTGCGAATCGAACCCGGCGAAATCGTCGGTCTCGTCGGCGAGTCCGGTTCCGGAAAGAGCGTCCTCGCCGACACCATCATGGGAATCGTCGAGGAGCCGGGCGAGATCGCTGGCGGCGATATCCGACTGCACGGCGATTCGTTGTTCGAACTGCCTGAATCGGAGCGCCGCGAGATCCGCGGCGGTACGATTTCGATGGTGTTCCAAGACCCGATGAACAGCCTCAATCCGACGTTGACCGTCGGTGAACAGATCGCCGAGATGATTCGACTCCACCAACCGGTCGGCGAGTCGATCAGCCTCCCCGCCGAACTCAAGCGCAAACTCATCGGCTCCTCGAAAAACGGTGAAGCGTGGCGGAAAGCGATCGAAATGCTCGAGAGCGTCGAGATTCCGGAACCTGAAACTCGGGCGACCGATTTCCCACACGAGTTCTCGGGTGGTATGCGCCAGCGTGCGATGATTGCAATGGCGCTCGCCGCGGAACCCGACCTGCTCATTGCGGACGAACCGACGACGGCGCTCGACGTAACGATTCAGGCCCAGATTCTCGACGAACTCCGAGACTTGAAGGAGGCCTTCGACACGGCAATCCTCCTCATTACGCACGATCTCGCGGTCGTCGCGGAGGTTTGTGACCGCGTCAACGTGATGTACGCCGGTAAAATCGTGGAGCGTGCGGAGACGGGAGAACTGTTCCGCAACCCACAACATCCCTACACGCAAGGCCTCATCGCCAGTACGCCCCGACTCGATGCACCGACCGAGGCGCTTCAACCGATAGGGGGCAACGTCCCGGACCTCATCGATATTCCTTTCGCATGCCACTTCGCTCCGCGGTGTCCGGAGGCGACGCGGGAATGCTACGAAACCGACCCTGACTTCAGACCGGTCGGGAAATCAACGGAATACGGAACGAAAAACGACGAGGGCCACGTTGCGGCATGTCTTCGCCGCGGACCACAGGAGGAACGGTTATGA
- a CDS encoding ABC transporter permease, translating to MTEHTEPGVGPSTPAEPGPADVPPEYQEEEQYEEHKTTRQRVVEGILGDKMALFGAVIVVLFIFTAVFAPYVAPHDPEASFGFMQGPNSYSEGNYDDDAGTERVWHPLGTDSFGHDVLSRMIYGARVSLLVALATVAVAFTLGTSIGLLAGFYGGWIDSVLMRYVDFQWAFPELILGVGIIAISGGLGVTNVVIAIGIAYIDDFARLVRGEVLSLREEEYVMAARAIGMSNRRIMTKEILPNAVAPLIVQATLMIPLAILAEAGLSFLGLGVKPTTPTWGLLLSDGRQFIDQAWWISVMPGLAIMLTVLAFNMLGDGLRDIFDVSEGEVENR from the coding sequence ATGACGGAACACACCGAACCGGGCGTCGGCCCGAGCACGCCCGCCGAACCCGGGCCAGCCGACGTTCCGCCAGAATATCAGGAAGAAGAACAGTACGAAGAACACAAAACCACCCGCCAGCGAGTTGTCGAGGGCATATTGGGCGACAAAATGGCGCTGTTCGGAGCCGTCATCGTCGTCCTGTTCATTTTTACGGCGGTGTTCGCGCCGTATGTCGCACCGCACGACCCAGAAGCCTCGTTCGGCTTCATGCAGGGGCCGAACAGCTATTCGGAGGGAAACTACGATGACGACGCCGGAACTGAACGCGTCTGGCATCCGCTCGGAACTGACTCGTTCGGCCACGACGTCCTTTCACGGATGATATACGGCGCGCGCGTTTCGCTCCTCGTCGCCCTCGCGACGGTTGCAGTCGCGTTCACGCTCGGTACGTCGATAGGTCTCCTTGCGGGTTTCTACGGTGGGTGGATCGATAGCGTGTTGATGCGCTATGTGGACTTCCAGTGGGCGTTCCCCGAACTCATCCTCGGCGTCGGTATCATCGCCATCTCCGGCGGATTGGGCGTCACGAACGTCGTCATCGCGATCGGTATCGCGTACATCGACGATTTTGCTCGCCTCGTCAGGGGTGAGGTGCTGTCGCTCCGCGAGGAGGAGTACGTCATGGCGGCCCGCGCGATTGGTATGAGTAATCGCAGAATCATGACGAAAGAGATCCTGCCGAATGCGGTCGCCCCACTCATCGTGCAGGCGACGTTGATGATTCCGCTGGCAATCCTCGCGGAGGCTGGCTTGTCCTTCCTCGGACTCGGCGTCAAGCCGACGACCCCGACGTGGGGCCTGCTCCTCTCCGACGGTCGCCAGTTCATCGACCAAGCGTGGTGGATTAGCGTCATGCCGGGCCTCGCAATCATGCTGACGGTGCTCGCGTTCAACATGCTCGGCGACGGTCTGCGCGACATCTTCGATGTGAGCGAAGGGGAGGTCGAAAACAGATGA
- a CDS encoding ABC transporter permease, translating into MRQYVAKRVVHAAFIMWLVATTVFFGLRLIPGGPVRTMLGQEATPQAIEALRAKLGLDRPLYMQYFDWLFDMLTLNFGQSLSTGQPVSTLVGQAAPKTLSIGVLAIIIGLGVAVPTGILSATRKGEGVDYVATVTAFLGVSMPAFFVGILLALVFGVWLNLLPVFGYTPPSEGIRPWLESILLPGIAVGLPYAAVVMRMMRSSLLEVLNKPYIRTARAKGVSNRVMLYKHALQNALIPVITVAGIQLALVLVGSVTVELVFGIQGLGRLLVDSMLDRNYPVTQAVILIVAAVMVFTNLAVDLVYTVIDPRIGYGGSQ; encoded by the coding sequence ATGCGCCAGTACGTCGCGAAACGGGTGGTGCACGCCGCCTTCATCATGTGGTTAGTGGCGACTACGGTGTTTTTCGGACTCCGCCTGATACCGGGCGGTCCGGTTCGCACCATGCTCGGACAGGAGGCGACCCCGCAAGCGATTGAGGCCCTTCGCGCCAAACTGGGACTGGATAGGCCGCTGTACATGCAGTATTTCGACTGGCTGTTTGACATGCTCACGTTGAACTTCGGCCAGAGCCTCAGCACCGGCCAACCCGTCTCCACGCTCGTGGGACAGGCCGCGCCGAAAACGCTCTCTATCGGCGTTCTCGCCATCATCATCGGTCTTGGCGTTGCAGTTCCAACCGGCATTCTCAGCGCGACCCGTAAGGGTGAGGGAGTCGATTATGTGGCGACCGTTACGGCGTTCCTCGGCGTCTCGATGCCCGCGTTCTTCGTCGGTATCCTGTTGGCACTGGTGTTCGGCGTGTGGCTGAACCTCCTCCCTGTCTTCGGGTATACGCCGCCGAGCGAAGGAATTCGGCCGTGGTTGGAGAGCATCCTGCTCCCCGGTATCGCCGTCGGACTGCCGTACGCCGCGGTCGTGATGCGGATGATGCGTTCGTCGCTGTTGGAAGTGCTGAACAAGCCGTACATCCGAACCGCTCGCGCGAAAGGCGTCAGCAACCGCGTGATGCTATACAAGCACGCGCTCCAGAACGCGTTGATTCCTGTGATCACCGTCGCGGGCATCCAACTCGCGCTGGTGCTCGTCGGCAGCGTCACGGTCGAACTGGTCTTCGGCATTCAGGGTCTCGGGCGACTGCTCGTCGACTCGATGCTCGATAGAAACTACCCGGTGACCCAGGCGGTCATCCTCATCGTCGCCGCCGTGATGGTGTTCACGAACCTTGCGGTGGACCTCGTCTACACGGTCATCGACCCCCGCATCGGCTACGGAGGCTCCCAATGA
- a CDS encoding ABC transporter substrate-binding protein codes for MGKSSNIPDADLSGPVIDRRTTMKLLGAAGITSLAGCTSGGSGDGSGSGDGSGKGDGTTGVPSEGQRGGRLSAGWFTGSIDVLDPPFISVGQYFQVAANVFNGLVTLKKDLTIQGDLAKDWTVSDDGTKFTFDLRSGVKFHDGSDFTAEDVKYTIDRTISEEAPAASKLESLKAVDDGGVVVKNDHTVELNFEEPMAPALIYLTRGPGRAATIVCKDAIEKMGAEQYKVKPVGTGPFKVTKHEIGSGITLDAFDDYFGEDGEGNSLPYLDGIDIKPIPEPATLVNALRSGDIDFTNLVPLQNVKKIEQSRDVDKLAAPGINWYGFAMNQRRDPFSSRKARMGIAKSIDNEAYVNAAYFGNALPDTGPINKATNWVWRDDKPTDQQYDPEAGKKLIKEAGAEGASFHILTTQSSLRGAKAMRQQLNKAGFDVSIEQVTSSTYWERYEKGDYDTTISGSVGDPDPDQSLWNFYRKPDDGGVWNWVNFEDDKTHELLAKQRTALERAERKKALQQLEDHLIKQAPHAYLMHQEDIAAKRSTVKGFSHIPFMRNFHTTWVEG; via the coding sequence ATGGGAAAAAGTAGCAATATTCCGGATGCCGACCTGAGCGGTCCGGTCATCGACCGCCGGACGACGATGAAACTCCTCGGTGCGGCTGGAATCACCAGTTTAGCCGGTTGTACCAGCGGTGGCAGTGGCGACGGTAGTGGAAGCGGTGACGGAAGCGGGAAAGGCGACGGAACTACCGGTGTACCGTCCGAGGGGCAGCGCGGTGGTCGGCTCAGTGCGGGCTGGTTCACCGGCAGTATCGACGTGCTAGATCCTCCGTTTATCAGCGTCGGACAGTACTTCCAAGTGGCCGCAAACGTGTTCAACGGCCTCGTCACGCTGAAAAAAGACCTCACGATTCAAGGCGATCTCGCGAAAGATTGGACGGTCAGCGACGACGGGACGAAGTTCACGTTCGACCTTCGTAGCGGTGTGAAATTCCACGACGGGTCGGATTTCACCGCCGAGGACGTGAAATATACCATCGACCGGACCATATCGGAAGAAGCCCCCGCGGCTTCCAAACTGGAGTCGCTCAAAGCGGTCGACGACGGCGGTGTCGTCGTCAAGAACGACCACACTGTCGAACTCAACTTCGAAGAACCGATGGCTCCCGCACTCATCTACCTCACGCGGGGTCCCGGTCGTGCGGCGACCATCGTCTGCAAGGACGCCATCGAGAAGATGGGTGCGGAGCAGTACAAGGTGAAACCGGTCGGAACGGGACCGTTCAAGGTAACGAAACACGAAATCGGGTCCGGAATCACGCTCGATGCGTTCGATGACTACTTCGGGGAAGACGGTGAGGGGAATTCGCTCCCGTACTTGGATGGTATCGACATCAAACCCATTCCGGAACCCGCGACACTCGTAAACGCGCTTCGGAGCGGCGACATCGACTTCACCAACCTCGTTCCACTTCAAAACGTCAAGAAAATCGAACAGTCGCGCGACGTCGATAAACTCGCCGCGCCGGGTATCAACTGGTACGGGTTCGCAATGAACCAGCGTCGTGACCCCTTCAGTTCGAGAAAAGCCCGGATGGGTATCGCCAAATCCATCGACAACGAGGCGTACGTGAACGCGGCTTACTTCGGAAACGCGCTTCCCGACACGGGACCGATCAACAAGGCAACGAACTGGGTCTGGCGTGACGACAAGCCGACGGACCAACAGTACGACCCGGAAGCAGGAAAGAAACTCATCAAGGAGGCGGGTGCCGAAGGAGCATCCTTCCACATTCTGACCACCCAGAGTAGCCTTCGTGGCGCGAAGGCGATGCGTCAGCAGTTGAACAAAGCCGGGTTCGACGTTAGCATCGAGCAGGTAACCAGTTCGACCTACTGGGAACGCTACGAGAAGGGTGACTACGACACCACCATCAGCGGCAGTGTCGGCGACCCGGACCCCGACCAGTCGCTTTGGAACTTCTATCGCAAGCCGGACGACGGCGGCGTCTGGAACTGGGTGAATTTCGAGGACGACAAAACCCACGAACTCCTAGCGAAACAGCGCACGGCGCTCGAACGTGCGGAGCGCAAGAAAGCGCTCCAGCAGTTGGAAGACCACCTTATCAAGCAAGCTCCGCACGCTTACCTGATGCATCAGGAGGACATCGCCGCGAAACGCTCCACCGTGAAGGGGTTTTCTCACATCCCATTCATGCGCAATTTCCACACGACGTGGGTCGAGGGGTAG
- a CDS encoding helix-turn-helix domain-containing protein has product MREVTFRVRHHGEPESDISADYPAITIRSVSSMTGRAAERKRIIEITGPETSVAGFLDEFAAAPAVLSVDRLTRLDVPRVLVAVTIDSYQWDSISQRLADLGVHYRTGATIEAGWERWTLYLDESDDLNEIIASLERAGNETDLIRNVEVDEVAEHERLEFSRVLSNLTSRQREVLGTAIELGYYQPKKGTSIEDIADAVGIASTTAWEHLARAETKVMEEVGNKITSTGARSPNRE; this is encoded by the coding sequence ATGCGAGAAGTGACGTTCCGGGTACGACATCACGGCGAACCCGAGAGCGACATCAGCGCTGACTATCCAGCAATTACGATTCGCTCCGTCTCCTCGATGACGGGACGCGCCGCGGAGCGAAAACGAATCATCGAAATCACCGGTCCGGAGACCTCAGTCGCGGGATTTCTCGACGAGTTCGCCGCCGCCCCTGCTGTATTGAGCGTCGACCGGTTGACTCGCCTCGACGTTCCGCGCGTCCTCGTCGCCGTCACCATCGACAGCTATCAGTGGGACAGCATTTCACAACGGTTGGCCGACCTGGGAGTCCACTATCGGACCGGGGCAACTATCGAAGCAGGTTGGGAACGCTGGACGCTGTACCTGGACGAATCGGACGACCTGAACGAGATCATTGCATCACTCGAACGGGCGGGAAACGAGACCGACCTCATTCGAAACGTCGAAGTGGACGAGGTGGCCGAGCACGAACGGTTGGAGTTTTCCCGGGTGCTCAGCAACCTCACAAGCAGACAACGTGAAGTTCTCGGGACCGCCATAGAACTCGGCTACTATCAACCGAAAAAAGGGACGAGTATCGAAGACATCGCCGACGCGGTCGGAATCGCGTCGACCACAGCGTGGGAGCATCTCGCTCGCGCGGAGACGAAAGTAATGGAAGAGGTCGGAAACAAGATCACTTCAACTGGCGCTCGGTCCCCGAATCGAGAGTAG
- a CDS encoding MFS transporter, whose protein sequence is MNRNDRTIVGLTMLAHAMVHTYELSFPIFLTVWLSEFHTTTGTLGIVVGVGYALFGIGALPGGVLSDSYGSRSLIVLCLLGMAGSFLLLSVAPTLAVVALALVLWGISASVYHPSGLALLSKGVSERGSAFAYHGMAGNFGIAFGPLATTLLLLVFDWRTVVGILAIPALIAAFLAFRTEIDESAAVEGQETRADGGVSSLSEFFTTSRMLFAGWFVVVFGIVMMSGLYYRGVLTFLPDLLGQLPMFAPVAFAGESLQPARYLYAGLLTVGMAGQYVGGKLTDRVKNAHGIAASFGILAIIALVFVPASNAGLVPLLAVSFVLGFFLFVVQPLYQATVAEYTPPEARGISYGYTYLGVFGVGALGATIAGVVLQYFSPTVLFAVLAGFAVVASLLGTLLSIRGPSAS, encoded by the coding sequence GTGAACCGCAACGACCGAACCATCGTCGGACTCACCATGCTCGCACATGCGATGGTTCACACCTACGAACTCTCGTTTCCCATCTTTCTCACCGTCTGGCTCTCGGAGTTTCATACGACGACGGGGACGCTCGGAATCGTCGTCGGCGTCGGATACGCACTGTTCGGAATCGGAGCACTGCCAGGTGGCGTCCTCTCCGACTCCTACGGTTCGCGGAGTCTCATCGTTCTCTGCCTGCTCGGCATGGCTGGATCGTTCCTCCTGCTTTCAGTTGCACCGACGCTCGCTGTGGTCGCGTTGGCACTCGTGCTGTGGGGTATCTCGGCCAGTGTCTACCATCCCTCCGGACTCGCGCTCCTCAGTAAAGGTGTCAGCGAACGCGGAAGCGCGTTCGCGTACCACGGCATGGCCGGAAACTTCGGTATCGCGTTCGGACCGCTCGCCACGACGCTCCTCCTGCTCGTGTTCGACTGGCGAACCGTCGTCGGAATCCTCGCTATTCCGGCGCTCATCGCGGCCTTCCTCGCGTTCCGAACCGAAATTGACGAGTCGGCGGCGGTCGAGGGACAGGAAACCCGTGCTGACGGCGGTGTCTCTTCGCTTTCCGAGTTTTTCACCACCTCACGAATGTTGTTCGCCGGGTGGTTCGTCGTCGTTTTCGGCATCGTCATGATGTCAGGACTCTATTATCGCGGCGTACTGACCTTCCTGCCGGATCTTCTGGGTCAACTGCCGATGTTCGCACCCGTTGCGTTCGCTGGAGAATCACTACAGCCTGCACGGTACCTATACGCCGGCCTGCTGACGGTTGGAATGGCCGGGCAATACGTCGGCGGGAAACTCACCGACAGGGTGAAAAACGCTCACGGTATCGCGGCCTCGTTCGGAATCCTGGCGATAATCGCACTGGTCTTCGTGCCCGCCTCGAACGCCGGACTCGTTCCCTTGCTCGCCGTCAGCTTCGTCCTCGGATTCTTCTTGTTCGTCGTGCAACCGCTCTATCAGGCCACTGTCGCCGAGTACACGCCGCCTGAAGCACGTGGAATTTCGTACGGCTACACCTATCTCGGAGTGTTCGGCGTCGGCGCGCTCGGCGCTACGATCGCAGGTGTCGTGCTTCAATATTTCTCGCCGACCGTTCTCTTCGCGGTGCTTGCCGGATTCGCGGTTGTCGCGTCTTTGCTCGGAACGCTACTCTCGATTCGGGGACCGAGCGCCAGTTGA